The sequence below is a genomic window from Luteimonas sp. MC1825.
GGACAGGCGGCATCGCGCCCGCGGGCGCGCGGCACGGGAGAGGCCGCCCAGGGTGCTCCGGGCCCCGCTGCCGGCGCAGGCCGCCCCGCCGGCAACGGCGAGCGCGGCAGCCCGGCTGTCGACGGCCGCAGCACCGGCCATGCGGATGCGGGCGCGGCACACGGCCACGGCACAGGCGCGACGCACGCCGACCTGCAGCGCCCGCATACCGGCTGGATGGCCGAGACCAGCAGCGCCTTCGAGAACTCCGACGAGCAGGCCGACTACCAGGCCCTGCAGCAGCTGATGGCCGGGCGCCGCGCGTTGATCGGCAAGCTGCGGCCCGGGCAGGCCGCCAGCGCCGCGCCGCCACTCAGCACCGACGACGTGTTCCGTGCGCTGGGCACGCTGCAGGCCGCGCCCGAGGCGTCGCCACGCAACCTGATGGACATCCGCCAGTCCCTGCTCGCGCAGGCCCGGCAGAAGCGCGGCAAGGGCGCCAGCCTTTCGCAGCGCGACAACGACACCTTTGAACTGCTGCACATGCTGTACGGGCAGCTGGAAGGCGAGATCAGCCGCGACGCACCCGCCAGCGCCCTGCTCCGCCGGCTCCAGCTCCCGTTGCTGCGCGTCGCGCTCCAGGACCCGGCGTTCTTCGTGCGCGCCGCGCATCCGGCCCGGCAACTGCTCAATACCGTCGCCGAGACGGCGGCGAAATGGCTCGACAAGGACGATTTCGATCCACAGCTGTTGCCGCCGCTGCAACAGGCGGTCAGCCACGTCATCGACAAGTACGATGGCGACGACGCGGTGTTCGAGGATTCCAACCGCGCGCTGCAGGCGCATCTCCAGGCGCAGGTGCGCCGCGCCGAGATGCTGGAGCGTCGCCACGTCGAGGCGGCGCGCGGCAAGGAAAAGCTGGAAGTCGCGAAGCTGCGCGCCGGCAAGGCGCTCGCCGACATGCTCGGCGACCAGCGCATCCCGAAGTTCTCGCGCGCGCTGCTCAACCAGGCCTGGGCTGACGTGCTGACCCTCACCCTGCTCCGCCAGGGCGAGGATTCGCAGGAGTGGCAGGGCCAGCTGGACGCCACGCGGCGGATCATCCAGGCCTGCGGCCATGGCGCGGACGCGGCCGACCCCGCGTTGGCGACACATGTCGAGGGCGCGCTTTCGCAGGTCGGCTACCACGCCGAGGAAGCGGCGATCATCGCCAACCGCCTGACCAGCAGCCGCAGCGACGAGGACGATCCGGCGTCGCGCACCGAGCTGGCCATGAAGCTGAAGGCCAGGACGCGACTGGGCGAGGACAGCGCCCGCGCGCGCAGGCCGGATCTGCCGCCACGCACGCCGGAAGAACAGGCGCGCTACGAGCAGCTGCGGGTGATGCCGTTCGGCACGTTCATCGAGTTCGTGACCAACCAGCAGGGCGACGTGGTCCGCCGCCGCCTGTCGTGGTTCAGCCCGGTCACCGACAACGCCCTGTTCGTCAACCAGCGCGGCCAGCGGGTCGGCGAGCATTCGCTGGATGCGCTGGCGCGCATGATCGTGGCCGACCAGGCACGCATCGTCACCGCCGAGCGCGGCCGCCTGGTGGACCGCGCCTGGCAGGCGGCGATGCGTACCCTGCGCAGCTTTGCCGGCCGTGGCGACGCCCCGGCGATCACCGGGGACGGATTGCCATGATCAACGAGTTCCGCCGCGCCAAGCGCCGCAAGGCGCCCGACACCATCCTGGTCATGGATGCCATGACCGAGCGCGTGGTCGGCCGCATCGGCAACCTGTCCGAAACCGGCATGCTGCTGCTGGCCAACGAGGCACTGGTGGACGACGCGCTCTACCAGTTCCGCTTCGCGCTGCCGACGCCGGAGGGCGCCGACGCCAGCGTCGAGGTGGGCGCGCACCTGCTGTGGCGCGACCAGGCCAGCGCACCCGGCCAGGCGTGGACCGGCTTCCGCTTCATCGGCATGTCGGAGCCGCAGGTCGGTCGCCTGCGCGCCTGGATCGAGGCGCCGGGCAGCCACTACGAGTAGCCGTCGACCGGGCGGTCGCAGGGCGGCATCGCGGTCGATGCGGCAGAATACGGGTTCTTCCCGGAGCCGTCCCCCGCCATGTCCGTCGCCCTCGCCCCGCTGTACGCCGCCCACCTCGACACCCTGTTCGCACGCACCGCCGAAGCGCTCGGCCGTGGCGGCTTCGACCACCTGGTCGTGCCCAGTGGTACCCGGCATTACCAGGTGTTCGACGATCGCGACTATCCGTACGCGGTGAACCCGCAGTTCAAGGCCTGGGTACCGCTGCTGCGCAATCCCGGCAGCTGGCTCGTGGTCACGCCCGGCGCGCGGCCGAAGCTGGTGTACCTGCAGCCGCGCGACTACTGGCACGTGGTCCCCGAGGCGCCGTCCGGATACTGGGCGGAACACTTCGACATCGTGGTCATCCGCACGCCGGACGAGGCGCTCGAACACCTGCCGAGGAACGCCAGCCGCTGCGCGATCCTCGGCGAGCCCCAGAGCGCGCTCGGACGCTACGGTGCGTTCGCACCCAACAATCCGCAGCCGGTGCTGGATTACCTGGACTACCACCGCGCCTTCAAGACGCCGTACGAACTGGCGATGCTGCGCGAGGCTTCGCGCCTGGCCGTGCGCGGCCACCACGCCGCCGAGCGCGCGTTCCGTGCCGGTGCCAGCGAATTCGGCATCCACCTCGCCTATTGCCAGGCGGTGGGCCAGGACGCGGCGGAACTGCCCTACGGCAACATCGTGGCGCTCAACCGGAACGGCGCGGTGCTGCACTACACCGAACTCGACCGCCTGCCGCCCAAGCCGGTGCGCAGTTTCCTGCTCGATGCCGGCGCCGGCCATGGCGGCTACGCGGCCGACGTCACGCGCACCCACGCCGCGGATGGCGAAAGCGAGTTCCACGCCATGGTCATGGCCGTGGACACGGCGCAGCAGGCGATGTGCGCCCAGGTGCGCGCCGGATTCGATTACCGGCAGCTGCACCTCGATGCGCACCTGGCGCTGGCCGGGGTGCTTGGCGAGTTCGGCATCCTGAAGGTGTCCCCGGAGGAGGCTGTCGCCACCGGCGTCAGCGGCACGTTCTTCCCGCACGGCATCGGCCATGGGCTCGGCCTGCAGGTGCACGACGTCGCCGGGTTCGCGGCATCCGATGCCGGCGGCACCATCGACAAGCCGGAAGGCCACCCCTACCTGCGGCTGACGCGCGTGCTGGAGCCCGGCATGGTGGTGACCATCGAGCCGGGCCTGTACTTCGTCGACATGCTGCTCGAGGACCTGCGTGCTGGCGCGCACGCCGGGAGCGTCGACTGGGACCGCGTCGATGCGTTCCGCCCGTATGGCGGCATCCGCATCGAGGACAATGTGGTCTGCACCGACGGCGATCCGCGCAACCTGACCCGCGAGGCGTTCGCCGCCTGAGCGGCGCGCCTCAGGGCGCCATGAACGCTTCGATCTCGTCGGCACTGCGTGCCAGCCCGGCGGTCAGCACCTCGTGGCCGTCGCGGGTGATGGCCACGTCGTCCTCGATGCGGATGCCGATGCCACGCCACCTCGCCTCGACGCTGGTGTCGCCCGGCGGGATGTAGAGGCCGGGTTCGATGGTGAACACCATCCCCGGCTCGAGCAGCCGCGAGGCGCCCTCGATGCGGTAGTCGCCGACGTCGTGGACGTCGAGGCCGAGCCAGTGGCCGGTCTTGTGCGGATAGAAGCGCTTGTAGCCGCCGCCGGCCACGACATCCTCGTGCGTTCCCTGCAGCAGCCCGAGCGACAGCATGCCCTCCGCGAGCACATCGACGGCGGCATTGTGTCCGGCCTCGTATGGCACGCCCGGGCGCGCCTGCGCCAGTGCGGCCGCGTGGGCCGCGCCGACCAGGTCATGCAACGCGCGCTGCTCGCGACTGAAGCGGCCATCGGCCGGGAAGGTGCGGGTGATGTCGGCGGCGTAGCCGCGGTACTCGGCGCCGGCGTCGACCAGCACCAGGTCGCCACGGCGGATCGGCGCGTTGTTGTCGCGGTAGTGCAGGACGCAGGCGTTTGCGCCGGCGCCGACGATGCTGGAATACGCCGGCTCGGCACCCGCCGCGCGGAACACGCGCTCCAACTCGGCCTGCAGTTCGTACTCGCGCATGCCGGGGCGCACGGCGCGCATCACCGCCTGGTGCGCTTGCACGCTGACCTCGGCCGCGTGCCGCATCAGCCGCAGTTCCTCGGCGGTCTTGGCGAGGCGCATCTCGTCGAGCAGGTGGCCGAGTTCGAGGAACTCGTGCGGCGGCTGCGCGCCGTGGCGTACCTCCGCCCGCACCTGGTTGACCCAGCCAATCAGCTTCAGGTCGAAATCGGTATCCCGCCCGAAGTGGTAATAGACGCGGCGCCGCCCTTCGATGAGGCCGGGCAGGATCTCGTCGATGTCGTCGATCGGCCAGGCGTCATCGACGCCAAGCGCATCTACTGCGCCCTCGGGGCCGACACGCGGGCCATCCCAGGCTTCGCGTTCCGGGTGGCGTTCGCGGCAGAACAGCAGGCTCTCGCCGTGGCTGCGCCCGGGCACCATCACCAGCACCGCCTCGGGCTCGGCGAAACCGCTCAGGTACAGGACGTCGGAATCCTGGCGGTACGGGTAGTGCGTGTCGCGACTGCGCACGCGCTCGGGCGCGGCCGGCAGCACGAGGATCGCGTCGTCGCCCGCCAGGCGCATCAACTGGCGACGGCGCCGGGCGTAGGTCGCAGCAGTGATCCGGGGTGGGGAGGGCATGTTCGGCAGCGTCCGGGGCGACCGGGGCTGCCGGGCGCGGGCTTGTTCGTGACCGGTCAGTTGAGGCGACTGCGGTGGCGCGCGGCAAGCGCGCAGTCACCGTGCAGCAGCAGCGCGGCCACGCGCACGAACTCCTCGATCTCGGCCAGCGCCTGCTCGTCCTCTTCGTCGCCGTCGTCCTGCGCGCTTGCGCGTGCCAGCCGGGCGATGTCGGACAGCGCTTCGGCACCTTCCTCCGACAGCCTGGGGTCCTGCCCGGCCGCCAGCCCGAACGCGCCGACGAAACCCCGGCACCAGTCGAACAGCGCCCCGCTGCGCTCGGCGAGCGTGGCCTCCTCGCCCGGGGACACCAGCGCCAGGCCGAAATCGCGGTCCTCGAACTGTGCCGCGGTGACCTCGCGCATGCGGTCCAGCACGCCGCCGGGTGGGGGTGACGGCAGCGCGTCGTCCACCATGACCTTGGCCAACCAGTGGCCGCCACTGTCACCACCACCGGCAAGCCAGCCACAGAGGCTGCCGTGCAATTCGGGTGCGCTGGTGCCCAGCGACGCGTCGCGGCAGGCCTGTTCGATTTCAGGCAGGGTGGGAAGCGTTGCGGACATGGCAAGCACGGTCGGGGGGACGCCGCACTATACCGCCGTCGCCAAGCTTGTTGCCTCCCCGCCTGCGTGCCTACACTGCGAAGCTGCCGCGCGGGCCGCGAGGGGAAAACCGGCTTGACCATGCTCACCGACACGGGCTTCTTGATCGCGGCGCTGGTGGCGTTGCCGCTTGCCGTGGCCTGCGTGGCCCTGCTGCTCCGCCAGCGGCGCAACCAGGCCCATGTCGCGCAGCTGCGCGACCGCGAAGAGCGCTTCAAGATGGCCCTGTGGGCGACCGGCGAGCGCTACTGGGACATCCACCTGCCGACCAGGCAGCTGGTGCGCCTGCTGTTCGCACAGGAAGCCGGTGGCCAGTCGCGGGAGGTCTCGAGCACGACGCGTGACATCGCCGATGTGATCCATGGCGACGACCTGCCGCGTGTCGAGGAACTGATGCGCGCATACGTCGACGGCGCAACCGCGGAATTCGTGTCCGAGCACCGCGTCCGCTCCGATGGGCCCGGCGATGACTGGGTATGGGTGCGCGCCCGCGGCCGCGCGGTGGAACACGACGCCGGCGGTGCCATCGTCCGCGTCGCCGGCACCGCGCTGAACATCAGCAAGAGCCGCGACGTGGAGCGCGAACGCCAGATCGCCAGCGAAGTGCTGCGCAGCATGAACGAAGCGGTCACCGTACTCGACGGCGACTTCAACTTCATCTCGGTCAATCCGGCCTTCACCCGCATTACCGGCTATCAGGCCGCCGACGTCGCCGGCCGTGGCGCCGACCTGCTCGACAGCATGCAGCACGATCCGGCGTTCTACCGTCACATCCGCAGCCTGGTGGCCCGCGACGGCCGCTATTCCGGCGAGATGTGGCAGCGCCGCCGCGATGGCGAGGAGTTCCTGTGCGCCAT
It includes:
- a CDS encoding aminopeptidase P N-terminal domain-containing protein; the protein is MPSPPRITAATYARRRRQLMRLAGDDAILVLPAAPERVRSRDTHYPYRQDSDVLYLSGFAEPEAVLVMVPGRSHGESLLFCRERHPEREAWDGPRVGPEGAVDALGVDDAWPIDDIDEILPGLIEGRRRVYYHFGRDTDFDLKLIGWVNQVRAEVRHGAQPPHEFLELGHLLDEMRLAKTAEELRLMRHAAEVSVQAHQAVMRAVRPGMREYELQAELERVFRAAGAEPAYSSIVGAGANACVLHYRDNNAPIRRGDLVLVDAGAEYRGYAADITRTFPADGRFSREQRALHDLVGAAHAAALAQARPGVPYEAGHNAAVDVLAEGMLSLGLLQGTHEDVVAGGGYKRFYPHKTGHWLGLDVHDVGDYRIEGASRLLEPGMVFTIEPGLYIPPGDTSVEARWRGIGIRIEDDVAITRDGHEVLTAGLARSADEIEAFMAP
- the pepQ gene encoding Xaa-Pro dipeptidase; the protein is MSVALAPLYAAHLDTLFARTAEALGRGGFDHLVVPSGTRHYQVFDDRDYPYAVNPQFKAWVPLLRNPGSWLVVTPGARPKLVYLQPRDYWHVVPEAPSGYWAEHFDIVVIRTPDEALEHLPRNASRCAILGEPQSALGRYGAFAPNNPQPVLDYLDYHRAFKTPYELAMLREASRLAVRGHHAAERAFRAGASEFGIHLAYCQAVGQDAAELPYGNIVALNRNGAVLHYTELDRLPPKPVRSFLLDAGAGHGGYAADVTRTHAADGESEFHAMVMAVDTAQQAMCAQVRAGFDYRQLHLDAHLALAGVLGEFGILKVSPEEAVATGVSGTFFPHGIGHGLGLQVHDVAGFAASDAGGTIDKPEGHPYLRLTRVLEPGMVVTIEPGLYFVDMLLEDLRAGAHAGSVDWDRVDAFRPYGGIRIEDNVVCTDGDPRNLTREAFAA
- a CDS encoding DUF1631 family protein, with translation MTTPNNDATAPRTLAAAGLPRRVRKALESALALVSAELDNYLGAMLDEFEQELFRLADRARNPGSESNFVQALRTFRLNRSDLVPQLMLELEASLATLRAPPAAQGKASVREAGSHLLLTLVEDAAMDEDGILREIASRQEGRATLAMHLLGQRFGVLAGSPAIDAARLPLGPQSVCRALRTASRALDIGVESRELLFRLFDRMVMGHYAPVLEKLDAALDREGVLPGLTYVPMRVRATAREQAHEAAANAAPGQAASRPRARGTGEAAQGAPGPAAGAGRPAGNGERGSPAVDGRSTGHADAGAAHGHGTGATHADLQRPHTGWMAETSSAFENSDEQADYQALQQLMAGRRALIGKLRPGQAASAAPPLSTDDVFRALGTLQAAPEASPRNLMDIRQSLLAQARQKRGKGASLSQRDNDTFELLHMLYGQLEGEISRDAPASALLRRLQLPLLRVALQDPAFFVRAAHPARQLLNTVAETAAKWLDKDDFDPQLLPPLQQAVSHVIDKYDGDDAVFEDSNRALQAHLQAQVRRAEMLERRHVEAARGKEKLEVAKLRAGKALADMLGDQRIPKFSRALLNQAWADVLTLTLLRQGEDSQEWQGQLDATRRIIQACGHGADAADPALATHVEGALSQVGYHAEEAAIIANRLTSSRSDEDDPASRTELAMKLKARTRLGEDSARARRPDLPPRTPEEQARYEQLRVMPFGTFIEFVTNQQGDVVRRRLSWFSPVTDNALFVNQRGQRVGEHSLDALARMIVADQARIVTAERGRLVDRAWQAAMRTLRSFAGRGDAPAITGDGLP
- a CDS encoding UPF0149 family protein, which codes for MSATLPTLPEIEQACRDASLGTSAPELHGSLCGWLAGGGDSGGHWLAKVMVDDALPSPPPGGVLDRMREVTAAQFEDRDFGLALVSPGEEATLAERSGALFDWCRGFVGAFGLAAGQDPRLSEEGAEALSDIARLARASAQDDGDEEDEQALAEIEEFVRVAALLLHGDCALAARHRSRLN
- a CDS encoding PilZ domain-containing protein, whose product is MINEFRRAKRRKAPDTILVMDAMTERVVGRIGNLSETGMLLLANEALVDDALYQFRFALPTPEGADASVEVGAHLLWRDQASAPGQAWTGFRFIGMSEPQVGRLRAWIEAPGSHYE